One genomic region from Zalophus californianus isolate mZalCal1 chromosome 2, mZalCal1.pri.v2, whole genome shotgun sequence encodes:
- the C2H4orf17 gene encoding uncharacterized protein C4orf17 homolog isoform X1, producing MSLKSPTSALPFENKGSHIMARNGSCFLVRHTPHPRRVCHIKGLNNIPICTVKDDENSLGALWGVGQFNHLEKDEIPFAECSYAPSAAAPESPVRGVSPAPNNVKVPPRPHSEPCRKIKECFETSSENPLAIKKEELKVKKPLSPPKACSTADSCSSELMSTKTDVKENTVCIPNYLAQEIKILAKLCNILRTDSLAEVLQWLLHASSKEKEWVSALIHAELAEINLLAQQRNITANLAAETRKPAKVKSPPNSPAKLKVLTRTRQGHQPTRVSSQGSEGNKEVPKEAEHRPPLFIRRNNMKMPIAEYFSKPKSPPRPKIQESLSTKPMSARSMLQGCNLSPQRAFYP from the exons ATGAGCCTCAAATCTCCAACGTCTGCTCTTCCGTTCGAGAACAAAGGCAGCCATATCATGGCTAGAAATGGAAGCTGTTTTCTAGTCCGCCACACCCCTCATCCCAGAAGGGTCTGCCACATCAAAG GTTTGAATAACATTCCTATCTGTACTGTGAAAGATGATGAGAACTCACTGGGAGCATTGTGGGGTGTTGGCCAGTTCAACCACTTAGAGAAGGATGAAATACCATTTGCCGAATGCAGTTATGCACCCAGCGCTGCAGCCCCAGAGAGCCCCGTCAGAGGAGTCTCACCAGCCCCAAACAATGTCAAGGTGCCCCCGCGGCCTCATTCTG AGCCCTGTAGAAAAATCAAGGAGTGCTTCGAAACTTCCAGTGAGAATCCCTTAGCAATTAAGAAG GAAGAACTTAAGGTAAAAAAGCCACTGTCACCTCCAAAAGCATGCTCTACTGCTGACTCTTGTTCTTCAGAGTTGATGAGTACCAAGACTGACGTCAAAGAGAACACTGTTTGCATACCAAACTATCTGGCTCAGGAAATCAAA ATTCTGGCAAAGCTCTGCAACATTTTACGCACTGATTCTCTGGCCGAAGTTCTACAGTGGCTGCTTCACGCAAGCTCAAAAG aaaaagagTGGGTCTCAGCTTTGATTCATGCTGAACTGGCTGAAATAAACTTGTTGGCCCAACAAAGAAACATCACAGCAAATCTAGCTGCAGAGACTAGGAAGCCAGCCAAAGTTAAATCACCCCCAAATTCACCTGCAAAATTGAAAGTGCTGACCAGAACGAGGCAAGGACATCAACCCACTAG AGTGTCAAGTCAAGGATCTGAAGGAAATAAGGAAGTGCCAAAAG aggCTGAGCACAGGCCTCCATtgtttataagaagaaataatatgaaaatgcCCATTGCAGAATATTTCAGCAAACCAAAATCTCCTCCCAGGCCTAAAATTCAGGAAAGCTTATCAACAAAACCAATGTCTGCAAGGAGTATGCTACAAGGATGCAATCTCTCTCCCCAGAGAGCATTTTATCCTTAA
- the C2H4orf17 gene encoding uncharacterized protein C4orf17 homolog isoform X2, protein MSLKSPTSALPFENKGSHIMARNGSCFLVRHTPHPRRVCHIKGLNNIPICTVKDDENSLGALWGVGQFNHLEKDEIPFAECSYAPSAAAPESPVRGVSPAPNNVKVPPRPHSEPCRKIKECFETSSENPLAIKKILAKLCNILRTDSLAEVLQWLLHASSKEKEWVSALIHAELAEINLLAQQRNITANLAAETRKPAKVKSPPNSPAKLKVLTRTRQGHQPTRVSSQGSEGNKEVPKEAEHRPPLFIRRNNMKMPIAEYFSKPKSPPRPKIQESLSTKPMSARSMLQGCNLSPQRAFYP, encoded by the exons ATGAGCCTCAAATCTCCAACGTCTGCTCTTCCGTTCGAGAACAAAGGCAGCCATATCATGGCTAGAAATGGAAGCTGTTTTCTAGTCCGCCACACCCCTCATCCCAGAAGGGTCTGCCACATCAAAG GTTTGAATAACATTCCTATCTGTACTGTGAAAGATGATGAGAACTCACTGGGAGCATTGTGGGGTGTTGGCCAGTTCAACCACTTAGAGAAGGATGAAATACCATTTGCCGAATGCAGTTATGCACCCAGCGCTGCAGCCCCAGAGAGCCCCGTCAGAGGAGTCTCACCAGCCCCAAACAATGTCAAGGTGCCCCCGCGGCCTCATTCTG AGCCCTGTAGAAAAATCAAGGAGTGCTTCGAAACTTCCAGTGAGAATCCCTTAGCAATTAAGAAG ATTCTGGCAAAGCTCTGCAACATTTTACGCACTGATTCTCTGGCCGAAGTTCTACAGTGGCTGCTTCACGCAAGCTCAAAAG aaaaagagTGGGTCTCAGCTTTGATTCATGCTGAACTGGCTGAAATAAACTTGTTGGCCCAACAAAGAAACATCACAGCAAATCTAGCTGCAGAGACTAGGAAGCCAGCCAAAGTTAAATCACCCCCAAATTCACCTGCAAAATTGAAAGTGCTGACCAGAACGAGGCAAGGACATCAACCCACTAG AGTGTCAAGTCAAGGATCTGAAGGAAATAAGGAAGTGCCAAAAG aggCTGAGCACAGGCCTCCATtgtttataagaagaaataatatgaaaatgcCCATTGCAGAATATTTCAGCAAACCAAAATCTCCTCCCAGGCCTAAAATTCAGGAAAGCTTATCAACAAAACCAATGTCTGCAAGGAGTATGCTACAAGGATGCAATCTCTCTCCCCAGAGAGCATTTTATCCTTAA